The sequence below is a genomic window from bacterium.
CTACGTCAAAGAACCTGTCTCGCCGGATAAAAAATATCTTATTATCGGGGGTAACCGTGGGATATTTAATCTAGTTGAATCACGATTGGTTAAAACTAGACTAGGCATTTTCGATACCAAAACATATAAAATTAAGCAATTCTATATTAAACAAAGCGGGATTTTTACCTATGTAAATTTTCATGACTGGTCACCTGATAGTAGAAAGGTTTTGTATGCAATCCGTTCACTATTCGATTCTCGAGGTAGACTATATTACCTTGATATATATACTGGAAAAACCGAAGAGATTAAATTCAAAAAACCGCTTAATTGGTGGACATATCCCCGCTGGGCACCTGATGGGAACTCCATTTATCTTCTTAGTCTAGATGAAGTAAAAGATAAAAAGTTTTGGACTCTTCATCACATTGCCCTAAACGGAAATATATTATGGGAACACACTCAAAATGATGAATTCTGGATTCCTAACATGGCGAAAAATAGAACGTGGATTTTATTAGGACAAAATGCTACAGATACGAGCGAGACTAAAAAATTGTATCTCCTGAACTTGCATACTTTAGAAACCACACTGATTTTTGAAGGATTAATGTTCAAGTCACGGTCTCGGTCACCGGATGAAAAATGGTTAGCGATATCCGCAATAACGCAATTGCAGAAAGGACAAAAATTGGTTCAAACCGAACCAACAACCGGTAGAACTACTACGCGCAATATTTATGAGTTATGGTTAGTGAATTTGGAAACGATGCAGAAAATAAAACTGATTCCGAAATTTGATGCGGAACTTAAAGGATGGTCTCCGGATAGTAAAAAGATTATGTTTGCTGAATATAGTGAACGCGAAAAACGCTATGGTAGCCAGTGGAAAGCAATTGATATTGAATCTAAAAAAATTGATGATACCGTATCGTGGGAATATGGGGATATCCTTCTGCCTGATGGAAATTATCTTAGGATGAAGAACAACCGGTTACTTATTGTTACCCCAGACGGTAAAACGGTTCGGCAAGTCTTTCCATCGTAATCGGATACGGTGAATAAACCTATTCGATTCATTTTCGACCATTCGGGAAATTCGCTTATCATTATTCTGCTACTACTGGATTGCGTAACGTTCCGAGTTGATCGATGGTTACTTCCATAACATCCCCAGGTTTGACTGGTTTCATTCCTTCCGGAGTTCCAGTAGCAATAATATCGCCAGGTTCAAGCGTCATATACTGC
It includes:
- a CDS encoding ABC transporter permease, whose protein sequence is MRLFFWKEFRENWPIVLVGIIFAGFVNFITFTNRELVGMASDPKYLLVIVPLFISMLIANIFATEFAHKTLPFLLILPISRNRLWIYKAVIGLLLSIILVCGTIGSIVLTSHLTPKPVSLDTFFNFTGTELNDFISVGFLFYAVALFCSVLVTSNTIAAGGSALVFTMFFLLIWFITTEVFYLSDKWYGGLFIPIIILICSSWYIFQSLDLVLVKNRVTRGLSFLSITLIIVSCILILIQSNWDSVTLEQVAEISNVQLLPDNNTVICRIIKKNEYRYATNGRYWLISLKDGSYKKYPGKGYELFYVKEPVSPDKKYLIIGGNRGIFNLVESRLVKTRLGIFDTKTYKIKQFYIKQSGIFTYVNFHDWSPDSRKVLYAIRSLFDSRGRLYYLDIYTGKTEEIKFKKPLNWWTYPRWAPDGNSIYLLSLDEVKDKKFWTLHHIALNGNILWEHTQNDEFWIPNMAKNRTWILLGQNATDTSETKKLYLLNLHTLETTLIFEGLMFKSRSRSPDEKWLAISAITQLQKGQKLVQTEPTTGRTTTRNIYELWLVNLETMQKIKLIPKFDAELKGWSPDSKKIMFAEYSEREKRYGSQWKAIDIESKKIDDTVSWEYGDILLPDGNYLRMKNNRLLIVTPDGKTVRQVFPS